Proteins from a genomic interval of Chitinophagales bacterium:
- a CDS encoding T9SS type A sorting domain-containing protein, which translates to MVRVRKFGSIILVWVSMCCLFEQAKAQNVPIFLDGRFDDWFNISSEYTDPIGDTNGAFGLDLLNFSMTNNKDYLFIRLQLNQNIKLIENNDLFLYLDTDDNSQTGKTINGIGAEIGIDFGNRLLYMYPANSLFTYNFDRIDFRSLPTVSGFQHEIALSRHALMPNNSTLVFSNSSIKALFKDESTFNGDAMPNNGSVFTYSFEENTPEANSNINIERTQENHLRLMTYNTLQNGLTDGSRAGAFRRTIQAVQPDIITFNECWDVTATYAKNFMDNILSLPNGSGWHTVKLDDGNITASRYPILKSWEILDGNRLTASLIQLPRTIFPKDVLVVNAHFKCCGDGDARRQVEADAFAAFIADAKTVGGRIDLPENTPFVLAGDLNLVGSSQPLTTLLTGDIVNNFVFGEDATLDWDDSDLEDVISPQTGDYMAFTWLGEDSSFPAGRLDFMIHSNSVMEVKKAYTLNTTLMPLQDLDYYNLNANDTKTASDHLPKITDFEMTMTTDIASKITPLQLTIQPNPFEDVLQIHYQIEGTKNLQWQLFNTTGQTVWQTTTNDSTGDLKLSEVMTVSGVYLLKVNNLEGNGHQVWRLLKM; encoded by the coding sequence ATGGTTAGAGTTCGCAAATTTGGGTCTATCATATTGGTTTGGGTGAGTATGTGCTGTTTGTTTGAGCAGGCGAAAGCCCAAAATGTGCCTATCTTCTTAGATGGCAGATTTGACGATTGGTTCAATATCTCCTCAGAATATACCGATCCGATTGGAGATACGAATGGTGCATTTGGCTTGGACTTATTGAATTTCTCGATGACCAACAACAAGGACTACCTATTCATTCGACTTCAATTGAATCAAAACATCAAGTTGATAGAAAACAACGACTTATTTCTATACCTCGATACCGATGACAATTCACAAACAGGCAAAACTATTAACGGAATTGGAGCAGAAATTGGTATTGACTTTGGCAACAGGCTGCTCTATATGTATCCTGCCAACAGCCTTTTTACCTACAATTTTGACCGCATCGACTTTCGCAGTTTGCCGACAGTCAGTGGATTCCAACACGAAATCGCCCTTAGTCGTCATGCTTTGATGCCCAATAATAGTACGCTTGTCTTCTCAAATAGTTCTATCAAAGCACTTTTTAAAGACGAAAGCACCTTCAATGGAGATGCTATGCCCAACAATGGCAGCGTGTTCACTTATTCTTTTGAAGAAAACACCCCCGAAGCGAACTCAAACATTAACATAGAAAGGACGCAGGAAAATCACCTCCGATTGATGACCTACAATACACTGCAAAATGGATTAACAGACGGCAGTAGAGCAGGAGCTTTTCGGCGAACTATACAGGCCGTTCAGCCCGACATTATCACCTTCAATGAGTGCTGGGATGTCACCGCTACTTATGCCAAAAACTTCATGGACAATATCTTGAGTTTACCGAATGGATCAGGCTGGCATACCGTAAAATTGGACGATGGCAATATTACCGCAAGTCGCTATCCGATTCTGAAAAGTTGGGAAATATTGGATGGCAATCGACTCACTGCTTCGCTCATTCAATTGCCACGAACCATTTTTCCGAAAGATGTGCTGGTTGTCAATGCTCACTTCAAATGTTGTGGAGATGGTGATGCAAGGCGACAAGTGGAAGCGGATGCTTTTGCGGCATTTATTGCAGATGCCAAAACGGTTGGTGGTAGGATAGATTTACCCGAAAACACGCCTTTCGTCTTGGCAGGAGACCTCAATTTGGTCGGTTCTTCACAGCCTTTGACCACTTTATTGACGGGCGACATTGTCAACAATTTTGTTTTTGGTGAAGATGCTACCTTGGATTGGGATGACAGTGATTTGGAAGACGTTATTTCTCCTCAAACGGGTGATTACATGGCCTTTACATGGTTGGGGGAAGACAGCAGTTTTCCCGCAGGTCGTTTGGATTTTATGATTCACTCCAACAGTGTGATGGAGGTAAAAAAGGCTTACACACTCAACACAACCTTGATGCCGCTTCAAGATTTGGACTACTATAATCTCAATGCCAATGATACCAAAACTGCTTCCGACCATTTACCCAAAATAACCGACTTTGAAATGACAATGACTACTGATATTGCTTCAAAAATAACGCCTCTGCAATTGACCATTCAACCCAATCCTTTTGAAGATGTGCTGCAAATACATTACCAAATCGAAGGCACAAAAAACCTTCAATGGCAACTCTTCAATACTACTGGGCAAACGGTTTGGCAAACGACAACGAATGATTCGACAGGTGATTTGAAACTATCTGAGGTGATGACCGTTTCAGGAGTGTATTTATTGAAGGTGAATAACTTAGAAGGGAATGGACATCAGGTTTGGAGGTTGTTGAAGATGTGA
- a CDS encoding DUF4476 domain-containing protein: MKKYLINIPTALLFLLSFSQVTFGQTASIHFTFPEDAGENRPPFEVWLNDVQQSAKNAKAVIVTDIPTPVCRLQLILSDNGNAEKILQNIYLHENTIYTYHIAKNKFDNYGVFYDKESPITTNPKGIVEIAYKTVSDASTASVPAAPKSGRLTFFSVPDLSPTPLCTTPLKDAEIVNLKSSLVKEEFENRKLQAAKQLISGKCLQFKQLKELMTLFEFEKSKLDLAKFGYHYVQDIDNYKVVQETFEFSESNNDWQEYIVFLKQYR, translated from the coding sequence ATGAAAAAGTATCTTATTAACATCCCAACAGCCTTGCTGTTTTTGCTTTCATTCAGTCAAGTGACTTTTGGACAAACGGCGAGCATCCATTTTACCTTTCCAGAGGATGCTGGCGAGAACCGTCCACCTTTTGAGGTATGGCTCAACGATGTTCAACAAAGTGCAAAAAACGCCAAAGCGGTAATCGTCACAGACATTCCTACGCCTGTTTGCCGACTTCAATTGATATTATCGGATAACGGAAACGCCGAAAAAATACTGCAAAATATTTATTTACACGAAAATACAATTTACACCTACCATATTGCCAAAAATAAATTTGACAATTATGGAGTGTTTTACGACAAGGAATCGCCTATCACAACGAACCCCAAAGGCATTGTAGAGATTGCTTATAAAACTGTCTCGGATGCTTCCACAGCGAGTGTACCTGCTGCTCCTAAGTCGGGTCGCCTGACGTTTTTTAGTGTTCCCGACCTTTCTCCTACGCCTCTGTGTACTACGCCATTGAAGGATGCGGAAATTGTGAACCTTAAATCGTCGTTGGTAAAAGAGGAGTTTGAAAACCGAAAATTGCAGGCTGCCAAACAGCTGATTAGTGGAAAATGTCTGCAATTTAAACAATTGAAGGAGTTGATGACCTTATTTGAATTTGAAAAAAGCAAACTGGACTTGGCAAAATTTGGCTACCACTATGTCCAAGATATTGACAACTACAAGGTTGTTCAAGAAACCTTTGAATTTAGTGAATCCAACAATGATTGGCAGGAGTATATTGTTTTTTTGAAGCAGTATCGGTAG
- a CDS encoding alpha/beta hydrolase — MSTIQFSHANGFPAKSYQHFFECFDSDYQFSYVNMFGHGAYKAGRNWQQLTQELIADIEAKHQEPVIGAGHSLGGVLTLFASIQRPELFEIVLILDPPLFSPWVRVGIGIYYYLGLSKYFVPIAKKAKNRRTHFDSREQVYESFRKKSLFKNFDEQCFKDYIQHGFKDSADGNGIELAFSREVEYNNFCSTPYYLSNTKLQRPTYFIHATKHGVLRPKDLQYLKQTFSPPATFIPFEGGHLFPLEAPEKTAQLLQSIISSQ, encoded by the coding sequence ATGTCAACCATACAATTTTCTCACGCCAACGGTTTTCCTGCAAAAAGTTACCAACATTTTTTTGAGTGCTTTGATAGTGATTATCAGTTCAGTTATGTCAATATGTTCGGACATGGAGCCTACAAAGCAGGCCGAAATTGGCAGCAATTGACCCAAGAATTGATTGCAGACATTGAAGCCAAACACCAAGAACCTGTCATTGGAGCAGGACACTCACTGGGTGGAGTCCTCACACTTTTCGCAAGCATTCAACGCCCCGAGTTGTTTGAAATAGTGCTGATACTCGACCCTCCGCTTTTCAGTCCTTGGGTGCGTGTAGGAATAGGCATTTATTACTATTTGGGCTTGTCGAAATACTTCGTGCCGATTGCTAAAAAAGCCAAGAATCGACGTACGCACTTCGATAGTAGGGAACAGGTGTATGAATCTTTTAGAAAAAAATCACTGTTCAAAAACTTTGACGAACAATGTTTTAAGGATTATATTCAACACGGCTTTAAAGATTCAGCGGATGGGAATGGAATAGAATTGGCTTTTTCAAGAGAAGTGGAATACAACAATTTTTGCAGCACGCCCTATTACCTATCGAATACAAAATTGCAGCGACCTACCTATTTTATCCATGCGACCAAACACGGCGTATTGCGACCAAAGGATTTGCAGTATTTGAAACAGACGTTTTCGCCCCCAGCTACTTTTATCCCTTTTGAAGGAGGACATTTGTTCCCTTTAGAAGCACCTGAAAAAACTGCACAATTGCTGCAAAGTATTATTAGCTCCCAATAA
- a CDS encoding iron-sulfur cluster assembly accessory protein, with translation MSELTKERPTTLLDTPPVQFTQGAINELKTLLYEKDVPDTHQLRVGVKGGGCSGMSYILGFDLKKDGDMEFEVDGIPIILNKTHTMYLIGMEVDYVNGLNNRGFVFNNPNAESTCGCGSSFSA, from the coding sequence ATGAGTGAATTAACAAAAGAAAGACCAACTACTTTATTAGATACGCCTCCTGTTCAATTTACACAAGGTGCAATTAATGAACTGAAAACCTTGCTATACGAAAAAGACGTGCCTGATACACATCAATTAAGAGTCGGCGTGAAGGGTGGAGGATGTTCTGGCATGAGTTATATTTTGGGCTTCGACTTGAAGAAAGACGGAGACATGGAGTTTGAAGTGGATGGCATTCCGATTATTCTCAACAAAACACATACGATGTATTTGATTGGGATGGAGGTCGACTACGTGAATGGATTGAACAACAGGGGTTTTGTGTTCAACAACCCCAATGCAGAATCGACTTGTGGTTGTGGCAGTTCTTTTTCTGCTTAG